Proteins from one Gimesia maris genomic window:
- a CDS encoding DUF1501 domain-containing protein, whose translation MDRREFLMSAGGGLGGIALASLLQNDQLLATPQTSSQILHHPPKAKRVVQLYMSGAASQCDTFDYKPELIKENGNNWDPGEQVQLFQSSPGKTMQAPWKWKQYGQSGKWLNECVAPLGDCVDDMAFIHNMVSKSNVHGPATFMQATGFILPGFPGMGAWISYGLGSMTDNLPTFVVLPDPRGFAPNGAANWSAGFLPASNQGTMIRPNSKTPISNLFPPENDFITRKSDRDVLHALKQLNQKHEQQRTGDSRLNARIQSYELAAKMQLQAPEVLDLSGETKSTLQMYGLDTVDFAVQEGISEAAEIAYFGRNCLVARRMLEQGVRFVQIWSGADNGHPRRNWDSHEDIKRDHWPLGRGMSIGASALIKDLKQRGMLNDTIILWTTEFGRMPCSQGSKGRDHNPFVFTNWLAGGGIKGGTTHGESDQWSFKPADPANPTMCYDVHATILHQLGIDHEKLTFRQNGIDRRLTDVHGHVIKDILS comes from the coding sequence ATGGATCGTCGAGAGTTTCTGATGTCCGCCGGCGGTGGCCTGGGAGGAATTGCCCTGGCTTCGCTGTTGCAAAATGACCAACTGCTGGCAACCCCTCAGACCAGCAGCCAGATACTGCATCACCCGCCAAAAGCGAAGCGTGTAGTCCAGCTTTACATGTCGGGTGCCGCCAGTCAATGTGACACATTTGACTACAAACCGGAACTGATTAAAGAGAATGGCAACAACTGGGATCCCGGCGAACAGGTACAGCTCTTTCAGTCTTCACCGGGCAAAACCATGCAGGCTCCCTGGAAGTGGAAACAGTATGGTCAATCTGGCAAGTGGCTGAATGAATGCGTCGCACCACTGGGAGACTGCGTCGACGATATGGCTTTCATTCACAATATGGTCAGTAAGTCGAATGTGCATGGTCCCGCAACATTCATGCAGGCCACCGGATTCATTCTGCCTGGATTTCCCGGCATGGGTGCCTGGATCAGCTACGGTCTCGGCAGCATGACCGATAACCTGCCCACGTTCGTAGTTTTGCCCGACCCACGCGGTTTTGCTCCCAATGGAGCCGCAAACTGGTCAGCTGGTTTTTTACCCGCCAGTAACCAGGGAACCATGATTCGTCCGAATTCCAAAACCCCCATCTCCAATTTGTTTCCCCCTGAAAATGACTTTATCACCCGAAAAAGTGACCGCGATGTTTTACATGCGCTCAAACAGCTCAATCAGAAACACGAGCAGCAGCGCACGGGGGATTCTCGACTGAATGCGCGGATTCAATCCTATGAACTCGCCGCCAAAATGCAGCTGCAGGCACCCGAAGTCCTTGATCTTTCCGGCGAAACAAAAAGCACACTTCAGATGTACGGCCTCGATACCGTTGACTTCGCAGTACAGGAAGGCATCAGCGAAGCTGCAGAGATCGCTTATTTCGGCAGAAACTGCCTGGTGGCCCGTCGCATGCTGGAACAGGGAGTCCGGTTCGTGCAGATCTGGTCCGGAGCAGACAATGGCCATCCCCGCCGCAACTGGGATTCGCACGAAGATATCAAACGTGATCACTGGCCCCTAGGGCGGGGCATGTCCATCGGAGCATCTGCGTTGATCAAGGATCTGAAACAGCGAGGCATGCTCAATGATACCATCATTCTCTGGACAACGGAATTTGGCAGAATGCCCTGCAGTCAAGGCAGCAAAGGGCGCGATCATAATCCGTTTGTCTTCACTAACTGGCTGGCCGGGGGCGGCATCAAAGGGGGCACGACTCACGGTGAATCGGATCAATGGTCGTTCAAACCCGCTGACCCGGCGAACCCCACGATGTGTTATGACGTGCACGCGACAATCTTACATCAACTCGGCATTGATCATGAAAAACTGACCTTCCGACAAAACGGTATTGATCGTCGCCTGACCGATGTGCACGGACATGTGATCAAAGACATCCTTTCATAA
- a CDS encoding DUF1559 family PulG-like putative transporter — MQKSRAHNTKRSGFTLIELLVVISIIALLAALLIPAVFAARESARSSQCKSNLRQFGLSMHSFASTDPSGRYCTGAYDFRRDGCPDTWGWVADMVNSGAGLPQKMLCPSSTLLGSEKLNDMIGVANTSNKDSAPIARLSEGICATWTSGTEGTDARLLQVAKLLEDGYGTNYASSWFLVRSGPKTTAGVTASGLKGFGGSLGPLTIRRLDSSRVASSAVSFMGCGAPGDVGEAVLSHSIPGFLDSGERLAESFNDGPGTWDGTKVALMPGGTNVVNATPAELPDPNRTGTPGVDGSLWLQDSRDWFAWHGRGRNKICNILMADGSVKAIVDLNGDGFLNPGFPASGTGSGYTDGTVELRPSECFSGPWLDAQLTKGNFE; from the coding sequence ATGCAAAAATCACGTGCTCATAACACAAAACGATCAGGTTTTACCCTGATCGAACTTCTGGTGGTGATCTCGATCATCGCTTTACTGGCTGCTCTGCTGATTCCAGCAGTATTCGCAGCTCGGGAATCTGCACGGTCTTCACAGTGCAAAAGTAACTTGCGTCAGTTCGGTCTCTCCATGCACTCTTTCGCATCAACAGACCCCAGTGGTCGTTATTGCACCGGTGCTTATGACTTCCGTCGTGATGGATGTCCTGACACCTGGGGTTGGGTTGCTGACATGGTTAACAGTGGTGCCGGTCTTCCTCAGAAGATGCTGTGCCCCTCCTCCACTCTGCTGGGATCTGAAAAACTGAACGACATGATTGGTGTTGCTAACACCAGTAACAAAGACTCTGCACCGATTGCTCGCTTGAGCGAAGGTATTTGTGCCACCTGGACCAGTGGAACAGAAGGAACAGATGCACGTCTTCTTCAGGTTGCCAAGTTGCTGGAAGACGGATATGGAACGAACTACGCATCCAGCTGGTTCCTGGTCCGCTCCGGCCCGAAAACGACTGCTGGTGTCACTGCATCAGGTCTGAAGGGATTTGGCGGTTCACTTGGACCCTTGACGATTCGTCGTCTGGATTCTTCCCGAGTTGCCTCTTCAGCAGTTTCTTTCATGGGTTGTGGTGCTCCTGGTGATGTGGGCGAAGCTGTGTTGAGTCACTCGATACCTGGTTTTCTTGATTCGGGTGAACGTCTGGCAGAATCATTTAACGATGGTCCCGGAACATGGGATGGAACTAAAGTCGCTCTGATGCCAGGTGGTACTAATGTGGTCAACGCCACTCCTGCCGAACTGCCTGACCCGAACCGAACTGGTACCCCTGGAGTTGACGGAAGCTTGTGGTTACAGGATTCACGCGACTGGTTTGCATGGCATGGTCGTGGCCGCAATAAAATCTGCAACATCCTGATGGCTGACGGCAGCGTGAAAGCAATCGTTGACCTGAATGGCGATGGCTTCCTGAATCCCGGTTTCCCCGCTTCTGGTACCGGATCAGGATACACAGATGGCACTGTAGAACTGCGTCCTTCTGAGTGCTTCTCTGGCCCCTGGCTGGATGCACAGCTGACCAAAGGAAACTTCGAATAA
- a CDS encoding PSD1 and planctomycete cytochrome C domain-containing protein — protein sequence MVARTISLFAVFSVAVACILYQNVVAETPLTSDQPLDFATDIRPLLSDACFSCHGPDPEHREADLRLDLKETVFAKHNGQALIVPGKPADSLLYQRMTASDESERMPPVDSGKKLSQSDLAKIRKWIEDGAPWASHWAFQTPVKPELPEVRQPELIQNPIDVFVLEKLERQQLSFSEPADQTTLLRRLSLDLTGLPPRIKEINTFLSDKSPDAYRKQVARLLASPHYGERWGRLWLDAARYADSNGYEKDAPREVWLYRDWVIDALNENMPYNQFVIEQVAGDQLPQATQDQKIATGFMRNSMLNEEGGIDPEEFRMAAMFDRMDTIGKSILGLTLQCSQCHSHKYDPLTHENYYQIFACINNSYEASMRGYTDEEQQQREKLLIEIKSIEQSLKNTSPDWPQRLAAWEKQIQQNQPVWHVLKLKNIDSNSQRYFEQPDHSMLAQGYAPSRFTSNFEAETDSSEITAIRLELLNHPNLPAGGPGRATSGLCALTDIKLSVADLKAPKQKTSIKFAEATADFSNPRLQLQYPYEDKKGVRGFTGPVSYAIDGDNSTAWGIDAGPGRQNQPHEAVFRAEKPFGYPEGSRLTISLVQMHGGWNSDNNQTMNLGRFRISWSNSPNAHADPVPDRVREILTIPDAERTPRQQAQIFSYWRTTIPEWAAENKRIETIWKQHPEGTTQLVYQERPQPRQTHLLDRGDFLKQKQVVQPGVPGFLNTLPADTPVDRLTFARWLVDRQSPTTARAIVNRVWQAYFGQGIVSTSEDLGSQGAAPTHRKLLDWLAVWFMDEGWDLKKLHTLIVTSRTYQQSSRVSPELYAKDPYNRLLARGPRYRVDAEIVRDIALQASGLLNPEIGGPSVYPPAPAFLFDKPASYGPKTWNVEEDAERYRRAIYTFRFRSVPYPMLQAFDAPNGDISTVKRTRSNTPLQALTTLNETLFMECAVGLAETILSANSGSEESRIETAFRRCVSRYPSAEEKQVLSQFLNRQRHYFVDHPEEAKQISNQKKTKDATTDFAAWVALSRVLLNMDETITKE from the coding sequence ATGGTCGCTCGAACGATCAGCCTGTTCGCAGTATTCAGTGTCGCTGTCGCCTGCATTCTGTATCAAAACGTCGTGGCGGAAACTCCCCTCACTTCCGATCAACCCCTTGACTTTGCAACCGATATCCGACCTTTACTTTCCGATGCCTGTTTCTCATGTCATGGCCCTGATCCCGAACATCGGGAAGCAGATCTCAGGCTCGATTTGAAAGAAACAGTCTTTGCAAAGCACAATGGGCAGGCTCTGATCGTACCGGGTAAACCGGCTGACAGCCTGCTCTATCAACGTATGACTGCCTCGGATGAAAGCGAACGTATGCCGCCCGTTGATTCGGGAAAAAAACTATCCCAATCTGACCTCGCAAAAATCCGAAAGTGGATTGAAGACGGCGCTCCCTGGGCTTCGCACTGGGCCTTTCAGACACCAGTGAAACCAGAATTACCTGAAGTCAGACAACCAGAATTAATTCAAAACCCCATTGATGTATTCGTACTGGAAAAACTGGAACGGCAGCAGCTTTCATTCTCTGAACCAGCAGACCAGACAACGCTCCTGCGAAGGTTGAGTCTGGACCTGACTGGCCTTCCGCCACGCATTAAAGAGATCAATACATTTCTCTCCGACAAGAGTCCCGATGCGTACCGGAAACAGGTTGCACGCCTGCTGGCCTCTCCTCATTATGGAGAGCGCTGGGGACGTCTCTGGCTTGATGCAGCCCGCTACGCCGATTCCAACGGTTATGAAAAAGATGCCCCCCGCGAAGTCTGGCTTTATCGAGACTGGGTGATTGATGCCTTAAATGAGAACATGCCCTACAATCAGTTCGTCATTGAACAGGTCGCCGGTGATCAGCTTCCTCAGGCAACACAAGATCAGAAAATTGCCACCGGATTCATGCGCAATTCCATGCTCAATGAAGAAGGGGGTATCGACCCTGAAGAATTTCGGATGGCTGCCATGTTTGACCGCATGGACACAATCGGAAAAAGTATTCTCGGATTGACCCTGCAATGCAGCCAGTGCCATTCGCATAAATACGATCCGTTAACGCATGAAAATTACTATCAGATTTTTGCCTGTATCAACAACTCGTATGAAGCCAGCATGCGGGGATATACAGATGAAGAACAACAGCAGCGGGAAAAACTGTTGATCGAAATCAAGTCGATTGAACAGTCGCTTAAAAACACATCACCCGACTGGCCGCAACGCCTGGCTGCCTGGGAAAAACAGATACAGCAGAACCAACCAGTCTGGCATGTATTGAAACTGAAAAATATTGACAGCAACTCTCAGCGCTACTTTGAACAGCCCGATCATTCCATGCTGGCACAGGGTTATGCACCATCCCGATTCACCTCAAACTTTGAAGCTGAGACCGACTCCTCCGAGATCACTGCCATCCGTCTGGAGCTGTTAAACCACCCCAATCTGCCAGCAGGAGGACCGGGTCGCGCCACATCCGGTTTGTGCGCTCTCACCGATATCAAGCTGTCTGTCGCAGATCTAAAGGCCCCCAAGCAGAAAACCAGCATCAAATTCGCAGAAGCCACCGCCGATTTCAGTAACCCTCGACTGCAGTTGCAGTATCCCTATGAAGACAAAAAAGGAGTCCGCGGGTTTACCGGACCTGTCAGTTACGCGATTGATGGAGACAACTCAACCGCCTGGGGAATCGACGCGGGACCAGGGCGACAGAACCAGCCCCACGAAGCAGTCTTTCGCGCTGAAAAGCCATTCGGCTACCCGGAAGGCAGTAGATTAACCATCAGTCTTGTTCAGATGCATGGTGGCTGGAACAGTGACAATAATCAAACCATGAATCTCGGCCGCTTTCGCATTTCCTGGAGTAATAGTCCGAATGCACACGCTGATCCGGTCCCTGATCGAGTCAGAGAAATTCTGACGATTCCCGATGCCGAACGAACCCCTCGACAACAGGCCCAGATCTTCAGCTATTGGCGAACAACAATCCCGGAATGGGCTGCGGAAAATAAGCGTATCGAAACCATCTGGAAACAGCATCCGGAAGGTACTACTCAGCTGGTTTACCAGGAACGTCCTCAGCCCCGGCAAACCCATCTGCTGGATCGTGGCGACTTCCTCAAACAAAAGCAGGTGGTGCAGCCAGGTGTGCCCGGTTTCCTGAACACACTCCCCGCAGATACCCCCGTCGATCGTTTGACATTTGCCCGCTGGCTTGTTGATCGTCAATCGCCGACGACAGCCCGCGCGATTGTGAACCGGGTCTGGCAGGCCTACTTCGGCCAGGGAATCGTTTCCACCAGTGAAGACCTGGGCTCTCAAGGAGCTGCACCGACACATCGAAAACTGCTCGACTGGCTGGCTGTCTGGTTCATGGATGAAGGCTGGGACCTGAAGAAGCTGCATACACTGATTGTAACTTCCCGAACTTATCAGCAGTCATCCCGGGTCAGCCCGGAATTATATGCTAAAGATCCGTACAACCGCCTGCTGGCGCGGGGACCGCGGTATCGTGTCGACGCGGAAATCGTCCGGGATATTGCGTTACAGGCCAGCGGTTTGTTAAATCCGGAAATTGGCGGCCCCTCTGTCTATCCGCCTGCTCCTGCCTTCCTGTTCGACAAACCGGCCAGTTATGGACCGAAAACGTGGAATGTGGAAGAAGATGCCGAACGCTACCGCCGCGCGATCTATACGTTCCGGTTCCGCTCGGTTCCTTACCCCATGCTCCAGGCATTTGACGCGCCCAATGGTGATATTTCTACCGTCAAACGCACACGTTCCAATACACCGCTGCAGGCATTAACCACACTGAATGAAACCCTGTTTATGGAATGTGCTGTCGGGCTTGCAGAGACAATACTCTCAGCCAATTCAGGTTCAGAGGAATCGAGGATCGAAACAGCCTTTCGGCGTTGCGTATCCCGTTATCCGTCTGCGGAGGAAAAACAGGTACTGTCTCAGTTCCTGAACAGACAGCGTCACTATTTTGTCGACCATCCCGAAGAAGCAAAACAGATTTCCAACCAGAAAAAGACCAAAGATGCTACAACGGATTTTGCTGCCTGGGTCGCCCTCTCGCGGGTATTACTCAACATGGACGAAACCATCACTAAAGAATAG
- a CDS encoding DUF1501 domain-containing protein: MNHLNHPAHPIARRWFLEQCGVGLGAIAVNQLLQESGYAAGSKAGAVQDPLAPHQPHHPPKAKNIIFLFMGGGPSHLELFDNKPVLGKFDGQLPPEDLLKGYRAAFINPNSKFLGPKFKFARHGECGAEVSEILPHLAKVVDDIAIVKSMKTDAFNHAPAQIQALTGSQLFGKPSLGAWTIYGLGSESKNLPGFVVFSSGNKGPSGGSSCWGSGFLPSTHQGVMFRGGQEPVLYLQNPPGVSAQLQRDSLDTLKALNQKHLDQVGDPEIATRINSFEMAYRMQSSAPDVMDLSQETRQTLDLYGAEPGKTSFANNCLLARRLVERGVRCVQLFHESWDQHGGLVSGLKSNCKATDQASAALIKDLKQRGLLQDTLVVWGGEFGRTPMVQGGNDGRDHHPNAFTMWLAGGGIKGGTTIGGSDDFGFNVIEDEVPVYDLHATILHLLGLNPDRLSFRFQGLDQKLIGVNPAKIVTKILA; encoded by the coding sequence ATGAATCACTTGAATCACCCGGCACATCCCATCGCCCGCCGCTGGTTTCTGGAACAATGTGGAGTCGGCCTCGGAGCGATTGCCGTCAATCAACTGCTCCAGGAATCCGGTTATGCCGCCGGTTCAAAAGCTGGTGCCGTTCAAGATCCCCTGGCACCGCATCAGCCCCACCATCCTCCCAAGGCAAAAAATATCATCTTCCTGTTTATGGGGGGAGGGCCCAGCCACCTGGAGCTCTTTGATAATAAACCGGTGCTGGGCAAATTCGACGGTCAATTGCCGCCAGAAGACCTCTTAAAAGGATATCGGGCCGCGTTTATCAATCCCAATTCCAAATTCCTTGGTCCGAAATTTAAATTTGCAAGACATGGAGAATGTGGAGCGGAAGTTTCGGAAATCCTGCCGCACCTGGCAAAAGTGGTTGACGACATCGCAATTGTAAAAAGTATGAAAACCGACGCTTTCAATCATGCGCCGGCCCAGATACAGGCCCTCACCGGATCCCAGTTGTTCGGCAAACCCAGCCTGGGTGCCTGGACTATTTACGGATTGGGCAGCGAATCGAAAAATCTTCCCGGCTTTGTCGTATTCAGTTCAGGAAACAAAGGCCCCAGTGGCGGCAGTTCCTGCTGGGGAAGTGGCTTTCTGCCTAGCACGCATCAGGGCGTCATGTTCCGAGGAGGGCAGGAACCCGTGCTTTATCTGCAGAATCCTCCTGGTGTCTCTGCACAACTGCAACGTGATTCTCTGGATACACTCAAGGCATTAAACCAGAAACACCTTGATCAGGTTGGCGATCCCGAAATTGCAACCAGAATTAATTCCTTTGAAATGGCTTATCGCATGCAGTCCAGTGCACCTGATGTGATGGATCTGAGCCAGGAAACCAGACAGACACTCGATCTGTATGGTGCAGAACCAGGCAAAACCTCGTTCGCAAATAACTGTCTCCTGGCCCGTCGCCTGGTAGAACGGGGGGTCCGCTGTGTACAACTCTTCCATGAATCCTGGGACCAGCATGGCGGACTGGTCAGCGGATTAAAAAGTAATTGTAAAGCCACCGATCAGGCTTCTGCCGCTTTAATCAAAGACCTGAAACAACGTGGACTGTTACAGGACACCCTCGTGGTCTGGGGGGGAGAATTTGGCCGTACCCCGATGGTGCAGGGGGGTAATGATGGTCGCGATCATCACCCCAACGCCTTTACCATGTGGCTGGCCGGTGGCGGGATCAAAGGGGGCACCACCATTGGTGGTTCAGACGATTTTGGCTTCAATGTAATCGAAGATGAAGTCCCCGTTTACGACCTGCACGCCACGATATTGCACCTGCTGGGACTGAATCCGGATCGACTTTCGTTTCGCTTCCAGGGGCTCGATCAAAAACTGATCGGAGTCAATCCAGCGAAAATTGTCACAAAAATTCTGGCCTGA
- a CDS encoding sugar nucleotide-binding protein, with protein sequence METVLVIGLETVAGANIATCLSSRYRVVGLTSASPVSIQGCETHTYQEDDVETAEHWLSMVRPNWVVYCGVAANSAWTVDPEKFSTKDPVLAVRNWVNAAELHSSRFTHISSDAVFTGPWMFHEEDCQGLCESRQAEVLRAIEREVSLCDNSLIIRTNVFGWTPAAYGQGQIESLVQSLENGSFSEQDCYRHATPLLATDLAAIIEHAYQERLTGTFHVAGGERISPIEFVQRLAATFGLTVPVLPRATVLNERTTGFANGETSLHTRKIRRSLSISMPMLDDGLQRLFDQQHNGYLNRLNNAPARLYEQEIAA encoded by the coding sequence GTGGAAACAGTTCTGGTTATTGGACTTGAAACGGTTGCCGGAGCAAATATTGCAACCTGTTTATCCAGTCGATATCGGGTTGTCGGATTAACTTCAGCTTCACCAGTTTCCATCCAGGGATGTGAAACTCATACTTATCAGGAAGACGATGTCGAAACAGCCGAGCACTGGCTGTCGATGGTTCGTCCCAACTGGGTTGTCTATTGTGGCGTTGCCGCGAATTCCGCCTGGACTGTTGATCCTGAAAAATTTTCAACAAAAGATCCTGTGCTCGCAGTGCGTAACTGGGTGAATGCTGCTGAACTGCATTCGTCCCGCTTCACACATATCTCTTCTGATGCCGTCTTTACAGGGCCCTGGATGTTCCATGAAGAGGACTGTCAGGGGCTGTGTGAAAGTCGACAGGCAGAAGTACTGCGGGCCATTGAACGTGAAGTCAGTCTGTGTGATAACTCACTGATTATTCGCACCAACGTGTTTGGCTGGACTCCTGCCGCTTATGGTCAGGGACAGATTGAAAGCCTGGTACAGTCGCTGGAAAACGGGTCATTTTCCGAGCAGGACTGCTATCGGCATGCCACGCCTTTACTGGCAACGGATCTGGCAGCGATCATCGAACACGCTTATCAGGAACGATTGACGGGGACCTTCCATGTGGCGGGTGGAGAACGAATCAGTCCGATCGAATTTGTGCAGCGGCTGGCTGCCACATTTGGTCTGACGGTGCCGGTACTCCCCCGTGCTACTGTACTCAATGAACGCACGACAGGTTTTGCGAACGGCGAAACTTCACTGCATACACGTAAAATTCGTCGGTCACTCAGCATTTCGATGCCGATGCTGGATGATGGATTACAGCGACTGTTCGATCAGCAGCACAACGGTTATCTCAACCGGTTGAACAACGCTCCGGCTCGACTCTATGAGCAGGAAATTGCTGCCTGA
- the def gene encoding peptide deformylase — protein MPALQIVNYPHPALRWKSKPVKSITPELRDIVRNMFDLMYEARGIGLAANQVALPYRLFVINLTSDPNEPEEEFVFINPEITKRKGTAEGEEGCLSLPQVYGDVKRSEEITVEAYDLNGQLFEITLDDLAARAVQHEHDHIEGIMFPDRMVEAKRNEIDVLIADFESEFRHKQETGEYPPDEEIRNQLAQLEQELG, from the coding sequence ATGCCTGCTTTGCAAATCGTTAATTATCCGCATCCGGCCCTTCGCTGGAAATCCAAACCCGTTAAAAGTATCACACCCGAGTTGCGTGATATTGTACGGAATATGTTTGATCTTATGTACGAAGCACGGGGAATCGGCCTGGCCGCCAATCAGGTCGCGCTGCCCTATCGCCTGTTCGTGATCAATCTCACTTCGGACCCCAATGAACCGGAAGAAGAATTCGTGTTCATTAATCCCGAGATCACGAAGCGTAAAGGAACTGCGGAAGGGGAAGAAGGCTGCTTGAGCCTGCCTCAGGTTTATGGTGATGTGAAACGGTCGGAAGAAATCACAGTCGAAGCCTATGATCTGAACGGACAGCTGTTTGAAATCACACTGGATGATCTCGCCGCCCGCGCCGTGCAACACGAACACGATCATATTGAAGGCATCATGTTCCCTGACCGGATGGTAGAAGCCAAACGCAATGAAATCGACGTACTGATTGCCGATTTCGAATCAGAATTTCGTCACAAACAGGAGACGGGTGAGTACCCGCCTGATGAAGAAATTCGCAATCAACTGGCGCAACTCGAACAGGAACTGGGCTGA
- the fmt gene encoding methionyl-tRNA formyltransferase → MALKVVMMGTGTFAIPAFQALIDSQHEVLGLYTQPDRTGRGHHRHKNPMKELALEHGIPVFQPAKINTPESLKELSQLKADVLLVAAYGQILSQKLLDLPRLGAFNLHASLLPAYRGAAPILYAIRNGETMTGVSLFRIERALDSGPVAAMVETPIDPKETTGMLQDRLAELAAPLAMDVLDQIEQGTLVETPQDHAAATFAPTLDKQEGAIDWNQTAEQIACHVRAMQPWPSPFSFLLQSGHEPLRLLILDVEKLSKEALESLEIEPQSREFTPGTVVFSSTKRVVLCTGDGLLEIRQIQPQGKRAMEISQFLCGKQIRPGDVFGNPPPESD, encoded by the coding sequence GTGGCATTAAAAGTGGTCATGATGGGTACCGGCACTTTCGCCATCCCCGCCTTTCAGGCACTCATTGATTCTCAACACGAGGTCCTCGGACTGTATACGCAGCCTGATCGCACAGGGCGAGGGCATCACCGCCATAAAAACCCGATGAAAGAACTCGCGCTGGAACATGGCATACCCGTTTTTCAGCCTGCGAAAATTAATACACCTGAATCCCTGAAAGAACTCAGCCAGTTGAAAGCAGATGTCCTGCTTGTCGCCGCTTATGGACAGATCCTCTCACAAAAACTCCTCGATCTGCCCCGCCTGGGTGCGTTCAATCTGCACGCATCTCTGCTCCCGGCCTATCGCGGTGCTGCCCCCATTCTTTATGCGATTCGAAATGGCGAGACGATGACCGGCGTCTCCCTCTTTCGGATTGAACGTGCTCTCGATTCCGGTCCTGTCGCAGCGATGGTGGAAACTCCCATCGATCCGAAAGAAACGACCGGTATGTTACAGGATCGACTGGCTGAACTGGCTGCGCCCCTGGCGATGGATGTCCTCGACCAGATCGAACAGGGAACTCTGGTAGAAACCCCGCAGGATCATGCTGCCGCCACATTTGCCCCCACGCTCGACAAACAGGAAGGTGCCATCGACTGGAATCAGACAGCCGAGCAGATTGCCTGCCACGTGCGCGCCATGCAACCCTGGCCGAGCCCCTTTTCATTTCTGCTGCAATCTGGTCATGAACCACTCAGATTACTGATTCTGGATGTCGAAAAACTCTCAAAAGAAGCTCTGGAATCGCTGGAAATCGAACCTCAATCGCGGGAATTCACGCCGGGGACAGTCGTTTTCAGCAGCACAAAACGTGTCGTTCTCTGCACGGGGGACGGTCTGCTGGAAATCAGACAAATCCAGCCCCAGGGAAAACGTGCCATGGAAATCAGTCAGTTTTTGTGTGGAAAACAGATCCGGCCCGGTGATGTCTTTGGAAACCCACCACCAGAGAGTGACTAA